Part of the Ornithodoros turicata isolate Travis chromosome 6, ASM3712646v1, whole genome shotgun sequence genome, AATTGGCctcgtcatgtgatagcagtgTAATAGCCACACTATCTAATCTGTAATATCTCTGCATGATAAACATGCATGCACAGCGCAAATAAAGATAAGTGCTGGAGTCGCACAATATGACATTAACAAAGAAAACAGATGTCACATGGCAAGATAACGTGGAGTATGGAGAAAATGAGGAAGATGGAACCACACAATGGACATGAAAGAACCAAAGGAATCTGCATGCAGATTCCTTGTGTCCTATTGTTCATGTGTTGGTTTTGCTGGTTCACTTCAGCCATTGCACAGCATGTGGCGATATCATGCGCAAGGTATCGCCGCATACTGTGCAATGTGAACCAGCAAAACCAACACATGAACAATAGCATGGCAGACATTCCCTGTCTCAAACGTCGTGTATCGGGCAAGATGAGATCCACGTGCATAACTATATACAGTAAAGCCTCGTTAAATCAAAGTCGCTcaatcaaaaaaaaatatatatatataaaaaaaactctGAATTAAGCAGGGCTTGGAACTATGTGACACGGTTGACTTTTATACATTTACTGACACGAAGATGTGTTCACTGATGCTCAGAACGGAAAAAACTATTTTTGTTCGGCACATGCAGCAATTTACTTCACAACCTAGTACTTTTTGAAGATGGGACGTTAAATCAATGAGATTGGTGCACACGCCGCTTGCCTCTACCAAGTACCGCACCACACGAACGTAAGCCAGCACCTCGGTAAATGATGGCACAGACAGTGGCTCATTGTCAACCTCGGCGATCTGATCATCAGCAGTTCTGTCAAGAACGATACCCTCATCAATCGTGACGATTCCCGCTCATGATCTTGTCACTGTTCTTCGAGATAGTCGAAAGCGGGACACCGACCAGGAAGGCTATGTTCGCTGATCGAGATAATTTCATGCATCAAGGAAAGCGGGCAGAATGCAACTATTGGACAGCCGGCACCACGGTGCTCCCCCCTGGCCACTTCGCACCTTCAGCGTACTTTTCTTTTCTcactttacttttttttcatcAAGTTGGGAGGCCATGTTTGTTCAGTGTCGAGATACTTCATGCTATAAGAAAACAAACGGAATGCCCTCATTGGGCAGTAGGGAGCACTGTGCCTCCTGCTGTCCAGCAGCACTTTCTGATTACTTTTCCAGACACATCAAATATATCAAAACTGAACAAACATGCCCTCCTTGGTACGTCAGGTAGGTTTTTCGAACACGCTCCAGCTTTTGTGGCCTTGATAACCGCCACTTTGTCTTTGATCAGTGTTTTGTACTTCAATATGGTTCCTGCACGCAGCAGTCAATCACAGCTTGAGTGTTGCGTTCCCAAACGCGCGAGAACACGAAGAACAGAAGCggcaacgagagagagagagggtgaGAGCAATGGCAGTGGAGAGGAGCATGTGCATGTGCAGCATGATTGGCAAGTCACTGGGCACGTGGTTTCGAGGGCGCTGCAAAGCTGACTCACCGATGCACCGCGCTGAAGGACATTGAAGGAACCGCACGGGAAACATTTCAAATTAAGCTAAGCCGCAGCACGCACATACTTTGAATTCAGTGGTCATATCGCAATGGACAAAAGAGGGACCACAGAAGTTCTAATTATCCGGAATTTGGAATTAACGAGGCTTCACTGCACTACAATTTTTGCTGCACTTTATGCCAGGTTATGTATAGGCCACAATAAAAGCTCTGCTGTGACCTACAATACTTTAACATCTAAACTAAAAATTTGCAACCTAGTAGCATCAAAGTATTGTTCCCCTACTTCAGCAAACTTGTGAACTGCGCGAACACGTCAGAGTCCTCACCTTAGCCGTGGTGTAGTCTACCACCTTTTTCGTCGTCAGGTCACTCTTGTTGCCCACAAGCAATTTGTTGACATTTTCGCAGGCATAACGGTCAATTTCTTGCAGCCATTGTTTCACGTTGTTGAAGGACTCCTGAAATAGTCATTGGAACAAAACGTGAAAGAGCATTCATGCTTGTACTTATTGTACCCACTCGTAAACCACTGAATATGTTGTGCCAAAGTCTGTTAGAGCTTAAAATTGGGATCAACCATAGTAGACACGAGCAACTCAGCATGCTTGCTTTAGTCTGACTGGAAACTCACTATACCCTGAGACAACGTAAGAGAGACAGGCACAGAGGAATACCCCAGCCAGCAGAGAATGTAGTTTGCAAGTCAGGAGTGGGGCATGCGGAAAGATAGCAGATATCATTCAGAAGGGGAAGTCAACTGTTttatttaatattaatatttTTATGTTGCCTCTGAGAAGTTTTCACAACATGGTCAGTGCACAAGCAACAGTTTGAGGCATGTGGTAATATCACATTGTTACTCGAAGACACCCTTCATCCATCTCAGCCAATCACAAATGACTGGGCAGAGTTTACCTATAGGAATGAACTTGTCTTAAAGGATAAGCTTGCTGACATACAATTTCAGAACATCTATTGTAATTAATTTCGCCAGCTATCTTACGACAGGAATCTTGGATCTCCACACCTCCATACCTGTTGACAGCACTACAGCACATACTTAGAGCCTGAAActttagggtttaaccctattcttccccgaatttgcaccccgaattgaaggttgcctctttagggtaaaacccgatttttacccatcAAATTGTcctcactgagatgtctgtaggaatgcacactaacctgtttggcagcaaatgcagttacatcaccatttgtaccaaaccattaCAGTtaatttgagtaactgagcgcgctttctccccgaatttagcatactggagtTTTTTTTAAACCCCAATTCgcgtgaatttagagcacatgtttatttaccagatttttaccccctcCTCCcaaaattagaaaaaaaatatttcccgaagaCTTCAGGATCTACACGTACTGTCACTGACCAGCACAAAATTCCAACACAATGGGTGACTTAGTAGAGCAAGAAAACCGGCCGGCACTAACCTGATCTGTGACGTCGTACGCGACGATGATTCCATGTGCCCCCCTGTAGTAACTCGATGTGATGGTGCGGAACCTTTCCTGGCCAGCAGTGTCCCACTGTGTCGGATCGAACCAGCACAAAAAACACATCAGTACAACCCCCTACAACACCGCGGCAAGTGACACGCATTCTCAAACGAGCACATGTGACGAGGTGCCAAAATCGGTTCAACGCGAGTCATAAAACGTACTTACAATCTGCAACTTGATAGTCTTGTCGCCTAATTCTATCGTCCGTATTTTCTGAAATACAAGCGAGCAGACGTTACCCTCAGATGTTGAATGACGCAACCAGACTGCAATCAACTGCAGACATGCCCGTCAGACAGCCATGGGAACAATTGAAAACAATCACGGTGGCATCAGTGCGAAAAAAGGCATTCTCATCACGCTTGGGCATGTGATTCTACGACCATTCCACTTTCGTGTACTGTACGCGAAACATGCAATGACAGGATGCAAGATTCAGCTTTCTTCAATTTGACATCAAACATGCGAAAGGAGACAATCATATTTGCGATAAACACGAGACTCCCTGTCATAAGCTGCTTCACATACAGCGGCCCGCAGACTCACCTTAaacagcggagcgcgtgtcatcgggcACTAATAGACAGCTGGAAATGAGActgggatgatccactatcccctTGAAGGGAGGTTCGGTACACATAACGGATGCGTTCGCATTCTGGCTTCTCCTGAGCTTCACACAGTTTATCTGACGACCTGCCCTTCAAcgggatagtggatcatcccgAACTCAtttccagctgtctatcagcgcccgatgacacgcgctccgcaGTTTAAGGCGAGTCTGCACGTCACTGTAACACCATCTATGTCCTGTCGGCACAAATGAGGCGTTATCACTGAAGATAGTGGCAATAGGTCACTTGCTACAATGAACAATGCTCGGAGCATTGAGAGTTTAGTACAAGAATTTGAACTTACAAAATCAACGCCAATGGTGCTGATATAGCTTTCTGTATAAGTGTCATCCTGTAATATGTAAAGAGGGGTGTGATTCACAAGAAACAGGGGAACCAATATAGACACAAACagaaacagcaacaaaaaaaaagtcttaCCGCGAATCGTAGGAGCAAGCAAGACTTTCCTACGCCGGAGTCGCCAATGAGTAGGAGCTTGAATAAATAATcactgagaaaaagaaaaaaaaaccttgTCCGTTATCAGCACACCGATCAACACAGTCACATAGGGCAAAACAGAACCGCACTATCATCAATGACGAATCACATGCTTAACCAATGACGCAACACATTAATGCTACGCTGCTGCTACGTGTTCACATCAGATGATACGTCCTCTCGCCTGCCTATCAACAAGTTGCCCTTCAACTTGCCGACGGCTGGCTACATCAACGCAACGACACGAAGACTTTAATCGTGTACGGCAAAAAGTTGCGTACGCGTTTGTATCTCAAGTGCCCGTCACAAAGCGCTGTGAACCACCCCTAAGTTTAGGCTTACCCAATCCAGGTAGAAATTTcgggaataaaaacaaaaaaagatgcTTTACACGCTTGCTGGCTTTTGCAACGCTCCCAAGGACTGTGTGTACGAAATATTTGAGTGTTTATTTCTGAAGGTTAAACTGGAACATGTGTAATTATCAGCACACTGTGTTTACAGTCAATGAAATTTGAGCGCACGAAGATAAGGACAACGCAACACGCCTTTCATTTCCCCAGGCCAGTAATGCGCTATTTAATAAACATTTATGGGTTAAAAGCGTACGATATTGAACAGTGCACGCCACTTTTTGTGATCCATCTGTAACACCCCTCGCAGCGAAAAGCATAGGACTACTTCAATATCAATGAGATATGACACAACACATCATCTAGAGAGATAGACACGTTTGCAAATGCAACAAGAGACAGCTGCGATGGCACAGTCGAAATATGCAACCTTATGCAAGACAATGAAACTGGTGCGTCACGAAAGTTTTTTCGTGCAAATAGGCCTAGCTCGCCTAACCACTCCTGACAGTTGCCAAGACATGTTAATAGCCATATGGATTGGTACTTACTATTCAGGATTCATTGTGGACATTGTGAATCTGTATGATGGACGTTCCCTGACGAGTTGTAGCTATAAATGTGTGCCTATCTGCGTTTTTCGTCAGACCTGACGATTCCGGAAGTTaacaatatggctgcctccacCCTCTGGTCGACGAAATCTCTCTGGCTGTAGAATTGATGaatgacgtcaccacacgcgaCGTGGCGAAAAGACGCAACAATCGCTGGGACGGTTCCTAGAGAAACTGTGCTTTGTTTGCATACACTTGCGGTAATAAAACACGTCTGGCGATTACATTAAATCCAGTTTTGCTTCGTTAACCCGTGGTCGTCCGCTTGCTCGCTGTTGTCGTAGGGAAAAAGCAGCAGACGAAATATGCACGAAGCTTAATGATCGTTTACCTAGCTGATGTATATTTATTTGGTTGCTCTTTCCATGAAATTATGTATAGTTTAAAAGATTATAAGGTGCATTGTAGCGCATTGTAGTGGACACACCTTTTTGACGCACCTCCAGGTGGCGCGAGGTCTCaaacagaaaccgaaactaagGACGTGCAAAATGAATGCGTGAGTGCGTACTGCACCCcaggaagacaaaaaaaaaagataaaaagatagaaaaattTGAGTGTTTAATAGCAAATGACAATGCCGGTAACGTCGAAAATAAAATGTGTTCGTAATTTTAAGGTAGAATGCACCAAGAAACACACCCTGAATCAACTATAAAATAAATGTCGTGAACCACGACACACCAGCCGGAATGAACCAATAAACTGCCTCTCTACGCACACTGTTGTGCGGCTGGAC contains:
- the LOC135397157 gene encoding ras-related protein Rab-1A, with product MSTMNPEYDYLFKLLLIGDSGVGKSCLLLRFADDTYTESYISTIGVDFKIRTIELGDKTIKLQIWDTAGQERFRTITSSYYRGAHGIIVAYDVTDQESFNNVKQWLQEIDRYACENVNKLLVGNKSDLTTKKVVDYTTAKEFADQLGIPFLETSAKNATNVEQAFMTMAAEIKNRMGPPTTEAGLRSEGKINPGTPVKPQGAGCC